One region of Mus musculus strain C57BL/6J chromosome 3, GRCm38.p6 C57BL/6J genomic DNA includes:
- the Adgrl2 gene encoding adhesion G protein-coupled receptor L2 isoform X18: protein MVSSGCRMRSLWFIIIISFSPSTEGFSRAALPFGLVRRELSCEGYSIDLRCPGSDVIMIESANYGRTDDKICDADPFQMENTDCYLPDAFKIMTQRCNNRTQCIVVTGSDVFPDPCPGTYKYLEVQYECVPYMEQKVFVCPGTLKAIVDSPCIYEAEQKSGAWCKDPLQAADKIYFMPWTPYRTDTLIEYASLEDFQNSRQTTTYKLPNRVDGTGFVVYDGAVFFNKERTRNIVKFDLRTRIKSGEAIINYANYHDTSPYRWGGKTDIDLAVDENGLWVIYATEQNNGMIVISQLNPYTLRFEATWETAYDKRAASNAFMICGVLYVVRSVYQDNESEAGKNTIDYIYNTRLSRGEYVDVPFPNQYQYIAAVDYNPRDNQLYVWNNNFILRYSLEFGPPDPAQVPTTAVTITSSAELFKTTISTTSSASQRGPVSSTAAGPQDGSRGTKPPPAVSTTKIPPVTNIFPLPERFCEALDWKGIKWPQTQRGMMVERPCPKGTRGTASYLCMASTGTWNPKGPDLSNCTSHWVNQLAQKIRSGENAASLANELAKHTKGHVFAGDVSSSVRLMEQLVDILDAQLQELKPSEKDSAGRSYNKLQKREKTCRAYLKAIVDTVDNLLRAEALESWKHMNSSEQAHTATMLLDTLEEGAFVLADNLLEPTRVSMPTENIVLEVAVLSTEGQVQDFKFPLGLKGLGSSIQLSANTVKQNSRNGLAKLVFIIYRSLGQFLSTENATIKLGADLMGRNSTIAVNSPVISVSINKESSRVYLTDPVLFTLPHIDPDNYFNANCSFWNYSERTMMGYWSTQGCKLVDTNKTRTTCACSHLTNFAILMAHREIAYKDGVHHLLLTVITWVGIVVSLVCLAICIFTFCFFRGLQSDRNTIHKNLCINLFIAEFIFLIGIDKTKYTIACPVFAGLLHFFFLAAFSWMCLEGVQLYLMLVEVFESEYSRKKYYYVAGYLFPATVVGVSAAIDYKSYGTVQACWLHVDNYFIWSFIGPVTFIILLNIIFLVITLCKMVKHSNTLKPDSSRLENINNYRVCDGYYNTDLPGSWVLGAFALLCLLGLTWSFGLLFVNEETVVMAYLFTAFNAFQGLFIFIFHCALQKKVRKEYGKCFRHWYCCGGLPTESPHSSVKASTTRTSARYSSGTQSRIRRMWNDTVRKQSESSFISGDINSTSTLNQGHSLNNARDTSAMDTLPLNGNFNNSYSLRKADYHDGVQVVDCGLSLNDTAFEKMIISELVHNNLRGGNKTHNLELKLPVKPVIGGSSSEDDAIVADASSLMHGDNPGLEFRHKELEAPLIPQRTHSLLYQPQKKVKPEATDSYVSQLTAEADDHLQSPNRDSLYTSMPNLRDSPYPESSPDMAEDLSPSRRSENEDIYYKSMPNLGAGRHLHMCYQISRGNSDGYIIPINKEGCIPEGDVREGQMQLVTSL, encoded by the exons TGGAGCAAAAAG TCTTTGTGTGTCCTGGAACCTTGAAAGCAATTGTGGACTCACCATGTATATATGAAGCTGAGCAGAAGTCAGGGGCTTGGTGCAAGGACCCCCTTCAGGCTGcagataaaatttattttatgcccTGGACTCCCTACCGCACCGATACGTTAATAGAATATGCCTCTTTAGAAGATTTTCAAAACAGCCGCCAGACAACAACATACAAACTTCCAAACCGAGTAGACGGTACTGGATTTGTGGTGTATGATGGAGCCGTCTTCTTTAACAAGGAAAGAACCAGAAACATTGTTAAGTTTGACTTGAGGACTAGAATCAAGAGCGGCGAGGCTATCATCAACTATGCCAACTACCACGATACGTCACCCTACAGATGGGGTGGGAAGACAGACATTGACCTCGCAGTGGATGAGAACGGCTTATGGGTCATTTATGCCACGGAGCAGAACAATGGAATGATCGTGATCAGCCAGCTCAACCCTTACACTCTTCGATTCGAGGCAACCTGGGAGACAGCGTATGACAAGCGTGCGGCGTCCAATGCTTTCATGATATGTGGGGTTCTCTATGTGGTCAGGTCAGTGTACCAAGACAATGAAAGCGAAGCAGGCAAGAACACCATTGACTACATCTACAACACGCGACTAAGCCGGGGCGAGTACGTGGACGTTCCTTTTCCCAACCAGTACCAGTATATTGCTGCAGTGGATTATAATCCAAGAGACAACCAACTCTACGTATGGAACAATAACTTCATTTTACGGTATTCCCTGGAGTTTGGTCCTCCTGACCCTGCCCAAG TGCCTACCACAGCTGTGACAATAACTTCTTCAGCTGAGCTGTTCAAAACCACAATATCCACCACGAGCAGTGCCTCCCAGCGAGGCCCCGTGAGCAGCACTGCAGCTGGTCCTCAGGACGGAAGCAGAGGGACAAAGCCACCTCCAGCCGTCTCTACAACCAAAATTCCTCCTGTAACAAATATTTTTCCCCTGCCAGAGAGATTCTGCGAAGCGTTAGACTGGAAGGGGATAAAGTGGCCTCAGACACAAAGGGGGATGATGGTTGAGCGACCCTGTCCCAAGGGAACAAGAG GGACGGCCTCGTATCTGTGCATGGCTTCCACGGGAACATGGAACCCGAAGGGCCCTGATCTTAGCAACTGCACGTCTCACTGGGTGAACCAGCTGGCCCAGAAG ATCAGAAGTGGAGAGAATGCTGCGAGCCTGGCCAATGAACTAGCTAAGCACACCAAGGGGCATGTGTTTGCAGGGGACGTGAGCTCCTCTGTGAGGCTGATGGAACAGTTGGTGGACATCCTGGATGCTCAGCTGCAGGAGCTGAAGCCGAGTGAGAAGGATTCGGCTGGGAGGAGCTATAACAAG CTCCAAAAACGAGAGAAGACATGCAGGGCTTACCTTAAG GCAATTGTGGACACGGTAGACAACCTTCTGAGAGCTGAGGCTTTGGAATCCTGGAAACACATGAATTCTTCAGAGCAGGCGCACACAGCCACAATGTTGTTGGATACCTTGGAAGAAGGAGCATTCGTCCTAGCAGACAACCTTTTGGAACCAACCAGGGTCTCCATGCCAACAGAAAATATTG TTTTAGAAGTTGCTGTCCTCAGCACGGAAGGGCAGGTCCAAGACTTTAAATTCCCTCTGGGCTTAAAGGGGTTGGGCAGCTCCATCCAGCTCTCTGCCAACACGGTCAAACAGAACAGCAGGAATG ggcTGGCCAAGCTGGTATTCATCATTTACCGGAGCCTGGGAcaattcctaagcactgagaACGCAACCATAAAGCTGGGTGCAGACCTCATGGGTCGGAACAGCACCATTGCGGTGAACTCTCCCGTCATCTCCGTCTCCATCAATAAGGAGTCCAGCCGCGTGTACCTGACAGATCCCGTGCTTTTCACACTGCCACACATTGAT CCTGACAATTATTTCAATGCAAACTGCTCCTTCTGGAACTACTCAGAGAGAACCATGATGGGATATTGGTCTACCCAGGGCTGCAAGCTGGTTGACACTAATAAAACTCGCACAACGTGCGCTTGCAGCCACCTAACCAATTTTGCTATTCTCATGGCCCACAGGGAAATTGCG TATAAAGATGGAGTGCACCACCTGTTGCTGACAGTCATCACCTGGGTGGGCATCGTTGTCTCCCTCGTCTGCCTGGCTATCTGCATCTTCACCTTCTGTTTCTTCCGAGGGCTACAAAGTGACCGCAATACTATCCACAAGAACCTTTGTATCAACCTTTTCATTgctgaatttatttttctcatcggCATCGATAAGACAAAATACACG ATTGCATGCCCCGTGTTCGCAGGGCTTCTTCACTTTTTCTTCCTGGCTGCTTTTTCCTGGATGTGCCTGGAAGGTGTGCAGCTCTACCTAATGTTGGTTGAGGTTTTCGAGAGCGAatattcaaggaagaaatattacTATGTCGCTGGGTACCTGTTCCCGGCCACAGTGGTCGGCGTCTCAGCAGCCATTGACTACAAGAGTTACGGGACAGTCCAGGC TTGCTGGCTTCACGTTGATAACTATTTCATATGGAGTTTCATCGGGCCTGTTACTTTCATTATTCTG CTAAATATTATTTTCCTGGTGATCACGCTGTGCAAAATGGTGAAACATTCAAACACTCTGAAACCAGATTCTAGCAGGTTGGAAAACATTAA TAATTACCGTGTTTGTGATGGCTACTATAATACGGACTTACCTGG GTCTTGGGTACTTGGCGCGTTCGCCCTGCTGTGTCTCCTGGGCCTCACCTGGTCCTTTGGGTTGCTTTTTGTTAACGAGGAGACTGTTGTCATGGCGTATCTCTTCACCGCCTTTAATGCTTTCCAGGGACTCTTCATTTTCATCTTCCACTGTGCTCTTCAAAAGAAA GTACGAAAAGAGTATGGCAAGTGCTTCAGACACTGGTACTGCTGTGGCGGCCTCCCGACCGAGAGCCCGCACAGCTCTGTGAAGGCATCCACCACCCGCACCAGTGCTCGGTACTCCTCTGGCACACAG AGCCGTATAAGAAGGATGTGGAATGACACCGTGAGGAAGCAGTCTGAATCGTCTTTTATCTCAGGTGACATCAATAGCACTTCTACCCTTAACCAAG GACATTCACTGAACAATGCCCGGGACACAAGTGCCATGGATACTCTACCGCTAAATGGTAACTTCAACAACAGCTATTCCCTGCGCAAGGCGGACTACCACGACGGCGTGCAGGTCGTGGACTGTGGACTAAGTCTGAACGACACCGCGTTTGAGAAAATGATCATTTCAGAGTTAGTGCACAACAACCTCCGGGGCGGCAACAAAACCCACAACTTGGAGCTCAAGCTCCCGGTTAAACCGGTGATTGGCGGCAGCAGCAGTGAAGATGACGCGATTGTGGCTGACGCCTCATCTTTGATGCATGGTGACAACCCAGGGCTGGAGTTCCGCCACAAAGAGCTGGAGGCGCCGCTCATCCCCCAGCGGACTCACTCGCTTCTGTACCAACCCCAGAAAAAAGTGAAGCCGGAGGCAACAGACAGCTACGTCTCCCAGCTGACGGCCGAGGCCGACGACCACCTCCAGTCCCCCAACAGAGACTCTCTGTACACGAGCATGCCCAACCTAAGAGACTCTCCCTACCCGGAGAGCAGCCCAGACATGGCAGAGGACCTGTCTCCCTCCAGGAGGAGTGAGAACGAGGACATTTACTATAAAAGTATGCCCAACCTTGGAGCTGGCCGCCATCTCCACATGTGCTACCAGATCAGCAGGGGCAATAGCGATGGTTACATCATCCCCATTAACAAAGAAGGGTGCATCCCTGAGGGGGACGTCCGGGAAGGACAGATGCAGCTGGTGACAAGTCTTTAA
- the Adgrl2 gene encoding adhesion G protein-coupled receptor L2 isoform X1, protein MVSSGCRMRSLWFIIIISFSPSTEGFSRAALPFGLVRRELSCEGYSIDLRCPGSDVIMIESANYGRTDDKICDADPFQMENTDCYLPDAFKIMTQRCNNRTQCIVVTGSDVFPDPCPGTYKYLEVQYECVPYMEQKVFVCPGTLKAIVDSPCIYEAEQKSGAWCKDPLQAADKIYFMPWTPYRTDTLIEYASLEDFQNSRQTTTYKLPNRVDGTGFVVYDGAVFFNKERTRNIVKFDLRTRIKSGEAIINYANYHDTSPYRWGGKTDIDLAVDENGLWVIYATEQNNGMIVISQLNPYTLRFEATWETAYDKRAASNAFMICGVLYVVRSVYQDNESEAGKNTIDYIYNTRLSRGEYVDVPFPNQYQYIAAVDYNPRDNQLYVWNNNFILRYSLEFGPPDPAQVPTTAVTITSSAELFKTTISTTSSASQRGPVSSTAAGPQDGSRGTKPPPAVSTTKIPPVTNIFPLPERFCEALDWKGIKWPQTQRGMMVERPCPKGTRGTASYLCMASTGTWNPKGPDLSNCTSHWVNQLAQKIRSGENAASLANELAKHTKGHVFAGDVSSSVRLMEQLVDILDAQLQELKPSEKDSAGRSYNKLQKREKTCRAYLKAIVDTVDNLLRAEALESWKHMNSSEQAHTATMLLDTLEEGAFVLADNLLEPTRVSMPTENIVLEVAVLSTEGQVQDFKFPLGLKGLGSSIQLSANTVKQNSRNGLAKLVFIIYRSLGQFLSTENATIKLGADLMGRNSTIAVNSPVISVSINKESSRVYLTDPVLFTLPHIDPDNYFNANCSFWNYSERTMMGYWSTQGCKLVDTNKTRTTCACSHLTNFAILMAHREIAYKDGVHHLLLTVITWVGIVVSLVCLAICIFTFCFFRGLQSDRNTIHKNLCINLFIAEFIFLIGIDKTKYTIACPVFAGLLHFFFLAAFSWMCLEGVQLYLMLVEVFESEYSRKKYYYVAGYLFPATVVGVSAAIDYKSYGTVQACWLHVDNYFIWSFIGPVTFIILLNIIFLVITLCKMVKHSNTLKPDSSRLENINNYRVCDGYYNTDLPGYEDNKPFIKSWVLGAFALLCLLGLTWSFGLLFVNEETVVMAYLFTAFNAFQGLFIFIFHCALQKKVRKEYGKCFRHWYCCGGLPTESPHSSVKASTTRTSARYSSGTQSRIRRMWNDTVRKQSESSFISGDINSTSTLNQGMTGNYLLTNPLLRPHGTNNPYNTLLAETVVCNAPSAPAFNSPATYRETRHSLNNARDTSAMDTLPLNGNFNNSYSLRKADYHDGVQVVDCGLSLNDTAFEKMIISELVHNNLRGGNKTHNLELKLPVKPVIGGSSSEDDAIVADASSLMHGDNPGLEFRHKELEAPLIPQRTHSLLYQPQKKVKPEATDSYVSQLTAEADDHLQSPNRDSLYTSMPNLRDSPYPESSPDMAEDLSPSRRSENEDIYYKSMPNLGAGRHLHMCYQISRGNSDGYIIPINKEGCIPEGDVREGQMQLVTSL, encoded by the exons TGGAGCAAAAAG TCTTTGTGTGTCCTGGAACCTTGAAAGCAATTGTGGACTCACCATGTATATATGAAGCTGAGCAGAAGTCAGGGGCTTGGTGCAAGGACCCCCTTCAGGCTGcagataaaatttattttatgcccTGGACTCCCTACCGCACCGATACGTTAATAGAATATGCCTCTTTAGAAGATTTTCAAAACAGCCGCCAGACAACAACATACAAACTTCCAAACCGAGTAGACGGTACTGGATTTGTGGTGTATGATGGAGCCGTCTTCTTTAACAAGGAAAGAACCAGAAACATTGTTAAGTTTGACTTGAGGACTAGAATCAAGAGCGGCGAGGCTATCATCAACTATGCCAACTACCACGATACGTCACCCTACAGATGGGGTGGGAAGACAGACATTGACCTCGCAGTGGATGAGAACGGCTTATGGGTCATTTATGCCACGGAGCAGAACAATGGAATGATCGTGATCAGCCAGCTCAACCCTTACACTCTTCGATTCGAGGCAACCTGGGAGACAGCGTATGACAAGCGTGCGGCGTCCAATGCTTTCATGATATGTGGGGTTCTCTATGTGGTCAGGTCAGTGTACCAAGACAATGAAAGCGAAGCAGGCAAGAACACCATTGACTACATCTACAACACGCGACTAAGCCGGGGCGAGTACGTGGACGTTCCTTTTCCCAACCAGTACCAGTATATTGCTGCAGTGGATTATAATCCAAGAGACAACCAACTCTACGTATGGAACAATAACTTCATTTTACGGTATTCCCTGGAGTTTGGTCCTCCTGACCCTGCCCAAG TGCCTACCACAGCTGTGACAATAACTTCTTCAGCTGAGCTGTTCAAAACCACAATATCCACCACGAGCAGTGCCTCCCAGCGAGGCCCCGTGAGCAGCACTGCAGCTGGTCCTCAGGACGGAAGCAGAGGGACAAAGCCACCTCCAGCCGTCTCTACAACCAAAATTCCTCCTGTAACAAATATTTTTCCCCTGCCAGAGAGATTCTGCGAAGCGTTAGACTGGAAGGGGATAAAGTGGCCTCAGACACAAAGGGGGATGATGGTTGAGCGACCCTGTCCCAAGGGAACAAGAG GGACGGCCTCGTATCTGTGCATGGCTTCCACGGGAACATGGAACCCGAAGGGCCCTGATCTTAGCAACTGCACGTCTCACTGGGTGAACCAGCTGGCCCAGAAG ATCAGAAGTGGAGAGAATGCTGCGAGCCTGGCCAATGAACTAGCTAAGCACACCAAGGGGCATGTGTTTGCAGGGGACGTGAGCTCCTCTGTGAGGCTGATGGAACAGTTGGTGGACATCCTGGATGCTCAGCTGCAGGAGCTGAAGCCGAGTGAGAAGGATTCGGCTGGGAGGAGCTATAACAAG CTCCAAAAACGAGAGAAGACATGCAGGGCTTACCTTAAG GCAATTGTGGACACGGTAGACAACCTTCTGAGAGCTGAGGCTTTGGAATCCTGGAAACACATGAATTCTTCAGAGCAGGCGCACACAGCCACAATGTTGTTGGATACCTTGGAAGAAGGAGCATTCGTCCTAGCAGACAACCTTTTGGAACCAACCAGGGTCTCCATGCCAACAGAAAATATTG TTTTAGAAGTTGCTGTCCTCAGCACGGAAGGGCAGGTCCAAGACTTTAAATTCCCTCTGGGCTTAAAGGGGTTGGGCAGCTCCATCCAGCTCTCTGCCAACACGGTCAAACAGAACAGCAGGAATG ggcTGGCCAAGCTGGTATTCATCATTTACCGGAGCCTGGGAcaattcctaagcactgagaACGCAACCATAAAGCTGGGTGCAGACCTCATGGGTCGGAACAGCACCATTGCGGTGAACTCTCCCGTCATCTCCGTCTCCATCAATAAGGAGTCCAGCCGCGTGTACCTGACAGATCCCGTGCTTTTCACACTGCCACACATTGAT CCTGACAATTATTTCAATGCAAACTGCTCCTTCTGGAACTACTCAGAGAGAACCATGATGGGATATTGGTCTACCCAGGGCTGCAAGCTGGTTGACACTAATAAAACTCGCACAACGTGCGCTTGCAGCCACCTAACCAATTTTGCTATTCTCATGGCCCACAGGGAAATTGCG TATAAAGATGGAGTGCACCACCTGTTGCTGACAGTCATCACCTGGGTGGGCATCGTTGTCTCCCTCGTCTGCCTGGCTATCTGCATCTTCACCTTCTGTTTCTTCCGAGGGCTACAAAGTGACCGCAATACTATCCACAAGAACCTTTGTATCAACCTTTTCATTgctgaatttatttttctcatcggCATCGATAAGACAAAATACACG ATTGCATGCCCCGTGTTCGCAGGGCTTCTTCACTTTTTCTTCCTGGCTGCTTTTTCCTGGATGTGCCTGGAAGGTGTGCAGCTCTACCTAATGTTGGTTGAGGTTTTCGAGAGCGAatattcaaggaagaaatattacTATGTCGCTGGGTACCTGTTCCCGGCCACAGTGGTCGGCGTCTCAGCAGCCATTGACTACAAGAGTTACGGGACAGTCCAGGC TTGCTGGCTTCACGTTGATAACTATTTCATATGGAGTTTCATCGGGCCTGTTACTTTCATTATTCTG CTAAATATTATTTTCCTGGTGATCACGCTGTGCAAAATGGTGAAACATTCAAACACTCTGAAACCAGATTCTAGCAGGTTGGAAAACATTAA TAATTACCGTGTTTGTGATGGCTACTATAATACGGACTTACCTGG CTATGAAGATAATAAGCCATTTATCAA GTCTTGGGTACTTGGCGCGTTCGCCCTGCTGTGTCTCCTGGGCCTCACCTGGTCCTTTGGGTTGCTTTTTGTTAACGAGGAGACTGTTGTCATGGCGTATCTCTTCACCGCCTTTAATGCTTTCCAGGGACTCTTCATTTTCATCTTCCACTGTGCTCTTCAAAAGAAA GTACGAAAAGAGTATGGCAAGTGCTTCAGACACTGGTACTGCTGTGGCGGCCTCCCGACCGAGAGCCCGCACAGCTCTGTGAAGGCATCCACCACCCGCACCAGTGCTCGGTACTCCTCTGGCACACAG AGCCGTATAAGAAGGATGTGGAATGACACCGTGAGGAAGCAGTCTGAATCGTCTTTTATCTCAGGTGACATCAATAGCACTTCTACCCTTAACCAAG GGATGACTGGCAATTACCTACTAACAAACCCTCTTCTCCGGCCCCACGGCACTAACAACCCCTATAACACCCTGCTCGCTGAAACAGTTGTATGCAatgccccttcagctcctgcgtTTAACTCGCCAG CAACCTACAGAGAGACAA GACATTCACTGAACAATGCCCGGGACACAAGTGCCATGGATACTCTACCGCTAAATGGTAACTTCAACAACAGCTATTCCCTGCGCAAGGCGGACTACCACGACGGCGTGCAGGTCGTGGACTGTGGACTAAGTCTGAACGACACCGCGTTTGAGAAAATGATCATTTCAGAGTTAGTGCACAACAACCTCCGGGGCGGCAACAAAACCCACAACTTGGAGCTCAAGCTCCCGGTTAAACCGGTGATTGGCGGCAGCAGCAGTGAAGATGACGCGATTGTGGCTGACGCCTCATCTTTGATGCATGGTGACAACCCAGGGCTGGAGTTCCGCCACAAAGAGCTGGAGGCGCCGCTCATCCCCCAGCGGACTCACTCGCTTCTGTACCAACCCCAGAAAAAAGTGAAGCCGGAGGCAACAGACAGCTACGTCTCCCAGCTGACGGCCGAGGCCGACGACCACCTCCAGTCCCCCAACAGAGACTCTCTGTACACGAGCATGCCCAACCTAAGAGACTCTCCCTACCCGGAGAGCAGCCCAGACATGGCAGAGGACCTGTCTCCCTCCAGGAGGAGTGAGAACGAGGACATTTACTATAAAAGTATGCCCAACCTTGGAGCTGGCCGCCATCTCCACATGTGCTACCAGATCAGCAGGGGCAATAGCGATGGTTACATCATCCCCATTAACAAAGAAGGGTGCATCCCTGAGGGGGACGTCCGGGAAGGACAGATGCAGCTGGTGACAAGTCTTTAA